The following coding sequences are from one Lolium rigidum isolate FL_2022 chromosome 6, APGP_CSIRO_Lrig_0.1, whole genome shotgun sequence window:
- the LOC124662645 gene encoding uncharacterized protein LOC124662645, translating into MKRSPLTEEGEAGTHSRAPGAAKKRDSLPEAAEKRDSLPEPEADASSGTDTEREATKMDVYRPARPEMRGVGDDPDESVTQTHGSRSTKAVEEDEFTPKSPISMPYIPDELNDPTAYPAIFAAFKEAQVKYTEKLSRRLRLLPKLAHSCHLPIPESAKEGVLHAAKSIIRLSSSVDGKPLANCCGLLIKWDLESKTGTVLTTAHLIRSKHPTENHWEGRDEYNIKANVIVHLLDGTTADGHYLYHQEHYDLA; encoded by the exons ATGAAGAGAAGCCCCTTGACAGAAGAGGGGGAGGCGGGGACGCACTCCCGAGCGCCGGGGGCGGCAAAGAAGAGAGACTCCTTGCCAGAGGCGGCAGAGAAGAGAGACTCCTTGCCAGAGCCAGAGGCGGATGCGTCATCTGGGACCGATACGGAGAGGGAGGCAACGAAGATGGATGTCTATCGGCCTGCCCGTCCGGAGATGAGAGGAGTTGGAG ATGACCCGGACGAGTCCGTGACACAAACACATGGATCGAGATCGACCAAGGCAGTTGAGGAGGATGAGTTTACACCGAAATCTCCAATCAGCATGCCCTACATCCCCGACGAGCTAAATGATCCGACTGCCTATCCAGCGATATTCGCCGCCTTCAAGGAGGCCCAAGTTAAATACACAGAGAAATTAA GTCGTCGGCTCCGTCTCTTGCCCAAGTTGGCACATTCATGCCATCTTCCGATCCCTGAATCTGCCAAAGAGGGGGTGCTTCATGCTGCTAAATCTATCATCAGGCTCTCATCTTCTGTTG ACGGGAAGCCACTGGCCAACTGCTGTGGTTTGTTGATTAAATGGGACCTGGAGAGCAAGACAGGGACTGTTTTGACGACCGCACACCTGATTCGCTCAAAGCATCCCACGGAAAACCACTGGGAAGGCAGAGACGAGTACAATATTAAAGCTAAC GTTATTGTTCACTTGCTGGATGGCACCACTGCAGATGGGCACTACCTCTACCACCAGGAGCATTATGATCTTGCC
- the LOC124662646 gene encoding uncharacterized protein LOC124662646, whose translation MNLRITHGRVEHQNPRSNQRHHYMYFFHQKDDSLSHPKNDCYLPDKKNDDYLCDDDGWSIIDLDGKIVGLVNKHLRLKKSLIPSCILDKCVDLWSEFRCIPRLHLGMKFSSIKLLDPTHIDKMWRMYKIKDGLIVQEVSKE comes from the exons ATGAATTTAAGGATAACCCACGGTAGGGTGGAACATCAGAATCCAAGAAGTAATCAGAGGCATCACTACATGTACTTTTTCCATCAAAAAGATGATTCTCTTTCCCATCCAAAAAATGACTGTTACCTTCCCGATAAAAAAAATGATGATTATCTG TGTGATGACGATGGATGGTCCATCATTGATTTGGATGGGAAGATCGTTGGACTGGTTAACAAGCATCTTAGGCTTAAGAAGTCTTTGATACCTTCTTGTATCTTGGATAAATGCGTGGATTTGTGGTCTGAGTTTCG GTGCATCCCTCGGCTCCATCTAGGGATGAAATTTTCTTCCATCAAGCTTCTTGATCCAACACATATTGACAAGATGTGGCGTATGTATAAAATTAAGGACGGACTTATTGTTCAAGAG GTGTCAAAAGAATAG
- the LOC124668080 gene encoding uncharacterized protein LOC124668080 has product MLLGRCRDHLDQGNRLNEKINVSIQVFHTEERLRRNINLIVDVSEGGEVVKRRTYPITAIEGTSSGQSSQNVAGSQDRRRALGTSESESNKIDLRTETEVIQL; this is encoded by the exons ATGTTGCTGGGCAGATGCAGGGATCATTTAGATCAAGGGAATCGCTTGAATGAGAAAATAAATGTTTCA ATTCAAGTATTTCACACGGAGGAACGTCTCCGAAGAAACATAAATTTGATTGTAGATGTATCAGAGGGTGGAGAGGTCGTTAAAAGAA GGACATACCCCATCACTGCTATAGAAGGGACGTCTTCAGGGCAATCTAGCCAAAATGTGGCAG GGTCCCAAGATAGGCGAAGGGCGTTGGGTACTTCTGAAAGTGAGTccaacaaaattgatttgagaacTGAGACCGAGGTGATTCAGCTGTGA